The proteins below are encoded in one region of Serratia symbiotica:
- the mgtA gene encoding magnesium-translocating P-type ATPase: MTQINQKVHRRDKSTDPYAIAEEAKNSIAQTLANLKCNRNGLTQDDAEERLQQCGANQVAHDKAPHALIQLFNAFNNPFIFVLMTLAAISFFTDYWLPAQHGEETELTGVIIILIMVSLSGLLRFWQEYRTNKAAEALKSMVRTTATVLRRRSFNAHPLLLEVPISELVPGDIIQFSAGDMVPADVRLLASRDLFISQAILTGEAIPIEKYDAMSCVAQKSSEDDVSSENELLELSNICLMGTNVASGTATAVVVATGGRTYFGSLAKSIVGTRAQTAFDRGVNSVSWLLIRFMLVMVPVVLLINGFTKGDWSEAALFALAVAVGLTPEMLPMIVSSNLAKGAIAMSRRKVVVKRLNAIQNFGAMDVLCTDKTGTLTQDRIILEHHINISGVTDNEVLYLAWLNSFHQSGMKNLMDQAVIRFGRGKPGIETLGRYSKIDELPFDFVRRRLSIVVADENRQQWLICKGAVEEMLGIATYVREGQQTLVLDDARRAALLALARQYNEDGFRVLLLASRKLSDQQQVAPLSVADERDMVIQGLLTFLDPPKESAQQAIAALQENGVTVKVLTGDNPVITCKICRDVGLEPGEPLSGLQIERMGDEELASEVEQRTVFTKLTPLQKSRVLKMLQANGHTVGFLGDGINDAPALRDADVGISVDTGTDIAKESADIILLEKNLMVLEEGVIKGRETFGNIIKYLNMTASSNFGNVFSVLVASAFIPFLPMMAIHLLIQNLMYDFSQLSLPWDKMDKEFLRKPRKWDSKNIGRFMLWIGPTSSIFDITTYALMWYVFAANSAEHQALFQSGWFIEGLLSQTLVVHMLRTQKIPFIQSTAALPVLLTTGLVMALGIYIPFSPLGALVGLQPLPWEYFPWLVATLISYCAVAQMMKRFYIRRFGEWL, encoded by the coding sequence ATGACTCAAATTAATCAAAAAGTACACCGCCGTGATAAGAGCACTGATCCTTACGCTATCGCGGAAGAGGCGAAAAACAGCATCGCCCAGACGCTGGCTAATTTAAAATGTAACCGCAATGGTTTAACTCAGGATGATGCTGAGGAACGGTTGCAACAATGCGGTGCCAATCAGGTTGCCCATGATAAGGCACCGCATGCGCTGATCCAGCTCTTCAACGCGTTTAACAACCCATTTATTTTCGTACTGATGACGTTGGCGGCGATCAGTTTCTTTACCGACTATTGGCTGCCAGCTCAGCACGGTGAAGAAACTGAACTTACCGGGGTCATCATTATCTTGATTATGGTGTCGCTAAGTGGCTTGTTGCGTTTTTGGCAGGAGTACCGCACCAACAAGGCGGCAGAAGCATTAAAATCCATGGTGCGTACTACCGCAACGGTGCTCCGCCGCCGCAGCTTTAATGCACATCCATTGTTGCTGGAAGTGCCTATCAGTGAACTGGTTCCCGGAGATATTATTCAGTTCTCTGCCGGCGACATGGTGCCAGCCGATGTGCGCCTGCTCGCCTCACGCGATCTGTTTATCAGCCAGGCGATCCTGACTGGTGAGGCGATCCCCATAGAGAAATACGATGCGATGAGCTGCGTCGCTCAAAAGTCGAGTGAGGATGATGTTTCCAGCGAGAATGAACTGCTGGAACTGTCGAATATCTGCTTGATGGGCACCAATGTTGCCAGCGGTACCGCCACGGCGGTGGTAGTGGCTACAGGTGGCCGCACCTATTTCGGTTCGCTGGCCAAATCGATCGTCGGCACACGGGCGCAAACAGCATTCGATCGCGGGGTGAACAGCGTCAGTTGGCTATTGATCCGCTTTATGTTGGTCATGGTGCCAGTAGTGCTGTTGATCAACGGTTTCACCAAAGGTGACTGGAGCGAGGCGGCGCTGTTTGCTCTTGCCGTTGCCGTTGGCCTGACGCCGGAAATGTTGCCAATGATCGTCAGCTCCAACCTGGCGAAGGGCGCGATTGCCATGTCGCGGCGTAAAGTGGTGGTCAAGCGGCTGAACGCCATTCAGAATTTCGGTGCCATGGACGTGCTCTGTACCGATAAAACCGGCACTTTGACCCAGGATCGCATCATTCTCGAACATCATATTAACATCAGCGGTGTCACGGATAATGAGGTGCTGTATTTGGCTTGGCTTAACAGCTTCCATCAGAGCGGCATGAAGAACCTGATGGATCAAGCGGTGATCCGCTTCGGGCGTGGCAAACCCGGTATTGAGACGCTGGGGCGTTACAGCAAGATAGACGAACTACCGTTCGATTTTGTGCGCCGCCGTTTGTCAATTGTAGTAGCGGATGAAAACCGCCAGCAGTGGCTGATTTGTAAGGGGGCGGTCGAAGAGATGCTGGGAATCGCCACCTATGTGCGGGAAGGGCAACAAACACTGGTGCTGGATGATGCGCGACGTGCGGCGCTGCTGGCGCTGGCGCGTCAGTATAATGAGGATGGGTTCCGCGTGTTGCTGTTGGCTAGCAGGAAACTGAGCGATCAGCAACAGGTTGCGCCGCTGAGCGTGGCTGACGAGCGCGATATGGTGATCCAGGGGCTGTTGACCTTCCTCGACCCGCCGAAAGAGAGTGCGCAGCAGGCGATCGCCGCGCTGCAAGAAAACGGCGTAACGGTGAAAGTGCTGACTGGTGACAACCCGGTTATTACCTGCAAAATTTGCCGTGATGTTGGGCTGGAACCGGGTGAACCGCTTTCCGGCCTACAAATTGAGCGGATGGGCGATGAAGAGTTGGCGAGTGAAGTGGAGCAGCGCACGGTATTTACCAAGCTGACGCCACTACAAAAATCGCGGGTGCTGAAAATGTTGCAGGCCAATGGTCATACTGTTGGGTTCCTTGGTGATGGCATCAATGATGCGCCAGCGCTGCGTGATGCCGATGTTGGCATTTCGGTGGACACCGGCACCGACATCGCCAAGGAGTCGGCGGATATCATTTTGCTGGAAAAGAACCTGATGGTGTTGGAAGAAGGGGTGATCAAAGGGCGTGAGACCTTCGGTAATATCATCAAATATCTGAACATGACTGCCAGCTCCAACTTCGGCAACGTGTTCTCGGTGCTGGTAGCCAGTGCATTCATTCCGTTTCTGCCGATGATGGCGATCCATCTGTTGATCCAAAACTTGATGTACGATTTTTCCCAGCTTTCGCTGCCCTGGGACAAAATGGATAAGGAGTTCCTGCGTAAGCCGCGCAAGTGGGATTCGAAGAACATTGGCCGCTTTATGCTGTGGATCGGCCCTACATCTTCGATCTTCGATATTACTACCTACGCGTTAATGTGGTATGTCTTCGCCGCCAACAGCGCGGAGCACCAAGCGCTGTTCCAGTCTGGTTGGTTTATTGAAGGGTTGCTGTCGCAAACGTTGGTGGTGCATATGCTGCGCACCCAGAAGATCCCATTCATCCAAAGCACGGCGGCATTGCCGGTGTTGTTGACCACCGGGCTGGTGATGGCGCTGGGCATCTACATTCCGTTCTCACCACTCGGTGCTTTGGTTGGGCTACAGCCGCTACCATGGGAATATTTCCCATGGCTGGTTGCCACGTTGATTAGCTACTGCGCGGTGGCGCAGATGATGAAGCGCTTCTATATCCGCCGCTTCGGCGAGTGGTTGTAA
- a CDS encoding YidB family protein: MGLLNSVLGNILGGASSKGIDYAAIMQWVEQQGGLQAILDKFRHGQFGDVVGSWLSNGKNQQISGDHVQQVLGSDAINQLAEKLGVDPAQACSTIAKFLPTVANAASPNGEVQQDGNILGDMVSKLFK, encoded by the coding sequence ATGGGTCTGTTAAATAGCGTATTGGGTAACATTCTGGGGGGTGCCAGCAGCAAGGGCATCGATTATGCCGCCATTATGCAATGGGTTGAGCAACAGGGTGGCCTACAGGCGATTTTGGACAAATTCCGTCACGGGCAATTCGGTGATGTAGTGGGGTCATGGCTCAGCAACGGCAAAAACCAGCAGATTTCCGGCGACCATGTGCAGCAAGTGCTGGGCAGCGACGCTATCAATCAATTGGCCGAAAAACTGGGGGTCGATCCGGCTCAGGCATGCAGCACCATCGCAAAGTTTCTGCCTACGGTGGCTAACGCCGCATCACCCAACGGTGAAGTGCAGCAGGATGGTAACATACTGGGGGATATGGTCAGCAAGTTATTCAAGTAA
- a CDS encoding sensor domain-containing diguanylate cyclase, with amino-acid sequence MTQQQPTQNAEQPLNVKSSPLLFQAGVFIIIVAATLILFNGWQIWNARQRNLSNAEHESANLARSLAQHADDTFMQIDDNLLDLAERLQTDGQSHQQLLRLQRVMQTQVDELPQLQGIFIFDSQGHWLITSSDNVLKNANNADREYFKYHQNYDANTLYISKVIRSRSTGDLIIPISRRFNNPDGSFAGVIMAALYLDYFHQFYDSFALNTDASMNLLMADGTILYRRPYALTSIGKNISQTILFREILPHSEFGNATISSPYDKVERIYGYSRVKRYPLVITAGLSKRDVLADWRNDAYMFAMGGFSLLVILLVMGLVLLRQIKHSVQTEAELMRTRDQLTTINQMLEELALIDSLTGLANRRQFDIALKNELTRAARNYRSVALLMLDMDYFKQYNDIYGHVAGDQCLQQIGQTLKGLARRSNDIMARYGGEEMGIILPDTDAQGALFFAERIIDAVRKLKIPHQGNPHGIVTISIGIYAKVPHRYNDTPISFIDLADHALYQAKRQGKNGIYSS; translated from the coding sequence ATGACTCAACAGCAACCGACACAAAATGCCGAGCAGCCGCTCAACGTTAAAAGCTCCCCGTTATTATTTCAAGCTGGTGTGTTTATTATCATCGTTGCCGCCACGTTGATTCTGTTTAATGGCTGGCAAATCTGGAACGCCCGTCAACGCAATCTGAGCAACGCCGAACATGAATCAGCCAACCTCGCTCGCTCGCTGGCTCAGCATGCTGACGACACCTTTATGCAGATCGACGACAACTTGCTCGACCTAGCCGAACGCCTCCAAACCGACGGGCAGAGTCATCAACAACTGCTGCGGCTCCAGCGAGTCATGCAGACTCAGGTCGACGAACTCCCGCAGTTGCAAGGGATATTTATCTTTGACTCGCAAGGCCACTGGCTAATCACGTCATCAGACAATGTCCTCAAAAATGCCAATAATGCTGATCGCGAGTATTTTAAATATCATCAGAACTACGATGCAAACACCCTATACATTAGCAAAGTGATCCGCAGCCGCTCCACTGGCGATTTGATCATTCCGATTTCGCGCCGCTTCAATAATCCAGACGGTAGCTTCGCTGGCGTAATAATGGCGGCACTGTACCTTGATTATTTCCACCAGTTTTACGACAGCTTTGCACTTAACACTGACGCCTCAATGAACCTGCTGATGGCGGACGGCACCATTCTTTACCGACGCCCCTACGCTCTGACCTCAATTGGCAAAAATATTTCTCAGACCATATTGTTCCGCGAAATTCTGCCGCACTCAGAATTTGGGAACGCCACCATCTCCTCGCCGTATGACAAGGTGGAACGAATTTACGGCTATTCACGGGTAAAGCGCTATCCGCTGGTGATCACCGCCGGGTTGTCAAAACGGGACGTGCTAGCTGACTGGCGCAACGATGCCTACATGTTTGCCATGGGCGGTTTCTCACTGCTGGTCATTCTGCTGGTGATGGGGCTGGTATTGCTGCGGCAGATCAAACACAGTGTGCAAACTGAAGCCGAGCTAATGCGTACCCGCGACCAGTTGACCACCATTAACCAGATGCTGGAGGAACTGGCGCTGATAGATAGCCTTACCGGCCTGGCAAACCGCCGACAATTCGATATTGCGCTGAAAAATGAGCTGACGCGGGCTGCACGCAATTACCGTAGCGTAGCATTGTTGATGCTAGATATGGACTATTTCAAACAATACAACGATATCTATGGCCATGTCGCTGGCGACCAGTGCCTGCAACAAATTGGGCAGACGCTGAAAGGGTTAGCCCGCCGCAGCAACGACATCATGGCGCGTTATGGTGGTGAAGAGATGGGCATTATCCTGCCAGATACCGATGCTCAGGGCGCGCTGTTTTTTGCCGAACGTATCATCGACGCGGTACGCAAACTAAAGATCCCGCATCAGGGCAATCCGCACGGCATTGTCACCATAAGCATCGGCATCTATGCCAAAGTGCCGCATAGGTATAACGATACGCCAATTAGCTTTATCGATCTGGCAGATCACGCACTATATCAAGCAAAGAGACAAGGTAAGAACGGCATCTACAGCAGTTAA
- a CDS encoding FdhF/YdeP family oxidoreductase yields the protein MIKKRRAVPGIHSYNAPAGGWGALKATAIAVRTQMDTVEAPITLLRTNQPDGFDCPGCAWPDKEHHSTFQFCENGAKAVTWEATSKRVTPEFLAQNTVTSLLQKTDYELEGYGRLTHPLAYDRDSDTLRPVEWDEAFERIGEILRGMQSPDQVEFYTSGRASNEAAYLFQLFAREYGTNNFPDCSNMCHEPTSVGLPQSIGIGKGTVSLEDFDHAELIISIGHNPGTNHPRMMGTLHELARRKVPIIVLNPLRERALERFTDPQNVIEMATYSATHIASSYFQVKSGGDAAALKGIMKTLLVMDAEQGNVVDHDFIAAHTQGFERLAADLAAIPWEVIEKECGLTQAEIEQVAIAYAKSKATIITYGMGITQHNKGTANVRLIADLLLMCGNIGKPGAGICPLRGHSNVQGNRTVGITEKPSENFLKKLEEVFGFTAPKKHGHDAVNAMRSMVQGTSKALICLGGNFAVALPDPEQCFPAMQKLALSVHLGTKLNRTHLLVAEETFILPCLGRTELDIQASGRQSITVEDSMSMVHASSGKLKPASEFLRSEPAIVAGMAQAVMPDSKVPWLELIADYSIIRDLIEKTIPGFDNYNARIAVPGGFRMPLPPTKRQWPTPTGKAMFSVFSGVHEDTQAQEDDILRLMTLRSHDQYNTTIYALDDRYRGVFGRRDILFMSDTDLDARGLEHGDQVDIETVVAGSTLRLQNITVIAYNIAPGSVGAYYPEANVLVPLDYIDVESGTPSYKSVPVRVTLSAGS from the coding sequence ATGATCAAGAAAAGACGCGCAGTTCCCGGAATACATTCCTATAACGCACCTGCCGGCGGCTGGGGAGCACTTAAGGCGACGGCTATCGCCGTACGCACGCAAATGGACACCGTTGAAGCCCCAATCACCCTGCTTCGCACTAACCAACCAGATGGCTTTGACTGCCCCGGCTGTGCCTGGCCAGACAAAGAACATCACTCGACATTTCAATTCTGCGAGAACGGTGCCAAAGCAGTGACCTGGGAGGCGACCAGCAAACGCGTGACGCCGGAGTTTCTGGCGCAAAACACCGTAACCTCGCTATTACAAAAAACCGATTATGAGTTGGAAGGCTACGGCAGACTGACCCATCCTTTGGCCTATGACCGCGACAGCGACACCCTGCGCCCGGTCGAATGGGACGAAGCATTCGAGCGCATCGGCGAGATCTTGCGCGGCATGCAATCACCAGATCAAGTGGAATTCTACACTTCAGGCCGTGCCTCCAACGAAGCCGCCTACCTGTTCCAACTGTTTGCCCGTGAATATGGCACCAACAACTTCCCGGATTGCTCCAACATGTGTCACGAACCCACCAGTGTGGGGTTGCCGCAGTCGATCGGCATCGGCAAAGGCACCGTTTCGTTGGAAGATTTCGACCATGCGGAGCTCATCATTTCTATTGGGCACAACCCAGGAACTAACCACCCACGCATGATGGGTACCCTGCACGAATTGGCGCGGCGCAAGGTGCCGATCATTGTACTCAACCCGCTGCGCGAGCGCGCCCTCGAACGCTTTACCGATCCGCAGAACGTCATCGAAATGGCGACCTATAGCGCGACTCACATTGCTTCGAGCTACTTCCAGGTTAAGTCTGGCGGTGACGCCGCTGCGCTGAAGGGCATCATGAAAACACTGCTGGTGATGGATGCAGAGCAAGGTAACGTGGTGGATCACGACTTTATCGCCGCACACACGCAAGGTTTTGAGCGACTTGCCGCTGATTTGGCCGCTATCCCGTGGGAAGTGATCGAGAAAGAGTGTGGGCTGACGCAGGCCGAGATAGAACAGGTGGCCATTGCCTACGCAAAATCCAAGGCCACCATTATCACCTATGGCATGGGCATCACCCAGCATAATAAAGGCACCGCCAACGTGCGCCTGATCGCCGATCTGCTGCTGATGTGCGGCAACATCGGCAAGCCAGGTGCGGGGATTTGCCCGCTACGCGGCCATTCCAACGTTCAGGGTAACCGTACTGTCGGCATTACCGAGAAACCGTCAGAAAACTTTCTGAAAAAACTGGAGGAGGTGTTCGGCTTCACCGCGCCGAAAAAACACGGCCATGATGCAGTTAACGCCATGCGTTCGATGGTGCAGGGGACTTCCAAAGCGTTGATCTGCCTGGGTGGCAACTTTGCAGTGGCGCTACCAGATCCAGAGCAATGTTTCCCCGCCATGCAAAAGTTAGCGTTGAGCGTCCATCTTGGCACTAAGCTTAATCGCACCCATTTGTTGGTGGCCGAAGAGACCTTTATCCTGCCTTGTCTGGGCCGAACCGAGCTAGATATCCAGGCCAGTGGTCGCCAATCGATAACGGTCGAAGATTCGATGTCGATGGTGCATGCCTCATCAGGTAAGCTGAAGCCCGCCTCCGAGTTTCTGCGCTCAGAACCCGCCATCGTGGCTGGTATGGCCCAAGCTGTGATGCCGGACAGTAAAGTGCCATGGCTGGAGCTGATAGCGGACTACAGCATCATTCGTGATCTGATTGAAAAAACCATTCCAGGCTTTGATAACTACAATGCACGCATCGCTGTACCAGGCGGATTCCGCATGCCGCTGCCGCCGACCAAACGCCAGTGGCCAACGCCAACAGGTAAAGCCATGTTCTCGGTGTTCAGTGGGGTGCATGAAGACACACAAGCACAGGAAGACGACATATTGCGCCTGATGACTCTACGCAGCCACGACCAGTACAACACCACTATCTATGCGCTGGATGACCGCTACCGAGGCGTGTTTGGGCGACGCGATATTCTGTTTATGAGCGATACTGATCTCGATGCACGCGGGCTGGAACATGGCGACCAGGTGGATATTGAAACGGTAGTCGCTGGCAGCACACTGCGCTTGCAGAACATCACAGTTATTGCCTACAACATCGCTCCTGGCTCAGTCGGCGCTTATTATCCAGAGGCCAATGTGTTAGTGCCGCTGGATTATATTGATGTAGAAAGCGGGACGCCATCGTATAAATCGGTGCCAGTTCGCGTCACACTTTCAGCAGGGAGCTGA
- the cspE gene encoding transcription antiterminator/RNA stability regulator CspE has translation MSNMIKGQVKWFNESKGFGFITPADGSKDVFVHFSAIQDQGFKTLAEGQNVQFSIENGAKGPSAANVTAI, from the coding sequence ATGTCTAACATGATCAAAGGTCAAGTGAAGTGGTTCAACGAGTCTAAAGGTTTTGGTTTTATCACTCCAGCAGACGGCAGCAAAGATGTATTCGTACACTTTTCTGCAATTCAGGATCAAGGCTTCAAGACCCTAGCAGAAGGCCAAAACGTACAGTTCTCTATTGAGAACGGTGCGAAAGGCCCATCAGCGGCTAACGTTACCGCTATCTAA
- a CDS encoding MgtC family protein, producing the protein MAMTPFILNLLLAMCLGAVIGAERQWRQRMAGLRTNALVATGAALFILSSMTTDPSSPGRVAAQIVSGIGFLGAGVIMREGLNIRGLNTAATLWCSAAIGVLCGLGQYWDALIATLVILCANILLREAAQRINLQPQQQATDLELCYRIQVTCGEQDEILVRTLILQALNGVALRLQSLRSADIESPGQLEVCAEINAIPTAQKEIEGIVCRISLEKSVSAVRWRITSELPV; encoded by the coding sequence ATGGCTATGACTCCTTTTATTTTAAATTTATTACTGGCGATGTGCCTGGGTGCGGTTATTGGTGCTGAACGGCAATGGCGTCAGCGTATGGCTGGCCTGCGTACTAATGCCTTGGTGGCGACCGGGGCGGCGTTATTCATTCTCAGTTCCATGACTACCGATCCTTCCAGCCCCGGGCGGGTGGCCGCCCAGATTGTCTCAGGCATCGGCTTCCTTGGCGCTGGGGTGATTATGCGTGAAGGGCTGAATATTCGTGGCTTGAATACAGCTGCAACGCTATGGTGTTCTGCGGCTATTGGTGTGCTGTGCGGCTTGGGGCAGTACTGGGATGCACTAATCGCGACGCTGGTGATCCTGTGCGCCAATATTCTGTTGCGCGAGGCAGCACAGCGCATCAACTTGCAGCCGCAGCAGCAGGCGACCGATTTGGAACTGTGTTACCGCATTCAGGTTACCTGCGGCGAGCAGGATGAAATACTGGTGCGTACCCTGATATTGCAGGCATTGAACGGTGTGGCACTGCGGTTGCAATCCTTGCGTAGTGCGGATATCGAAAGCCCCGGTCAATTGGAAGTCTGTGCAGAAATAAATGCCATACCGACCGCGCAAAAAGAAATTGAAGGCATTGTTTGTCGCATCAGCCTGGAAAAAAGTGTGAGCGCCGTACGTTGGCGGATTACATCTGAATTACCGGTCTGA